From one Bos indicus x Bos taurus breed Angus x Brahman F1 hybrid chromosome 7, Bos_hybrid_MaternalHap_v2.0, whole genome shotgun sequence genomic stretch:
- the HDAC3 gene encoding histone deacetylase 3, which translates to MAKTVAYFYDPDVGNFHYGAGHPMKPHRLALTHSLVLHYGLYKKMIVFKPYQASQHDMCRFHSEDYIDFLQRVSPTNMQGFTKSLNAFNVGDDCPVFPGLFEFCSRYTGASLQGATQLNNKICDIAINWAGGLHHAKKFEASGFCYVNDIVIGILELLKYHPRVLYIDIDIHHGDGVQEAFYLTDRVMTVSFHKYGNYFFPGTGDMYEVGAESGRYYCLNVPLRDGIDDQSYKHLFQPVINQVVDFYQPTCIVLQCGADSLGCDRLGCFNLSIRGHGECVEYVKSFNIPLLVLGGGGYTVRNVARCWTYETSLLVEEAISEELPYSEYFEYFAPDFTLHPDVSTRIENQNSRQYLDQIRQTIFENLKMLNHAPSVQIHDVPADLLTYDRTDEADAEERGPEENYSRPEAPNEFYDGDHDNDKESDVEI; encoded by the exons ATGGCCAAGACTGTGGCTTATTTCTACGACCCCGACGTGGGCAACTTCCACTACG GGGCTGGTCACCCTATGAAGCCCCATCGCTTGGCATTGACTCATAGTCTGGTCCTGCACTACGGCCTCTATAAGAAGATGATC GTCTTCAAGCCATACCAGGCCTCCCAGCATGACATGTGCCGCTTCCACTCTGAGGACTACATTGACTTCCTGCAGAGAGTCAGCCCCACCAATATGCAAGGCTTTACCAAGAGCCTTAATGCCTTCAACGTGGGCGATGACTG CCCCGTGTTTCCCGGGCTGTTTGAGTTCTGCTCCCGTTACACAGGCGCATCTCTGCAAGGAGCAACCCAGCTGAACAACAAG ATCTGTGATATTGCCATTAACTGGGCTGGTGGTCTGCACCACGCCAAGAAGTTTGAG GCTTCTGGTTTCTGCTATGTTAATGACATTGTGATTGGCATCCTGGAGCTGCTCAA GTACCACCCTCGGGTGCTCTACATTGATATTGACATCCACCACGGCGATGGGGTTCAGGAAGCCTTCTACCTCACTGACCGGGTCATGACAGTATCTTTCCACAAATACGGAAACTACTTCTTCCCTGGCACAG GTGACATGTATGAAGTTGGAGCAGAGAGTGGCCGCTACTACTGCCTCAACGTACCCCTGCGGGACGGCATTGATGACCAGA GTTACAAGCACCTTTTCCAGCCAGTTATCAACCAGGTGGTGGACTTCTACCAACCCACGTGCATTGTGCTCCAG TGTGGAGCTGACTCTCTGGGCTGTGATCGATTGGGCTGCTTCAACCTCAGCATTCGAGGACACGG GGAATGCGTTGAATATGTCAAGAGCTTCAATATCCCTCTACTGGTGCTAGGTGGTGGTGGCTACACTGTCCGGAATGTTGCCCGCTGCTG GACATATGAGACATCGCTGCTGGTAGAAGAGGCCATTAGTGAAGAGCTTCCCTATAGCG AATACTTCGAGTACTTTGCCCCGGACTTCACGCTCCATCCGGATGTCAGCACCCGCATCGAGAATCAGAATTCACGCCAG TATCTGGACCAGATCCGCCAGACAATCTTTGAAAACCTGAAGATGCTGAACCATGCACCTAGTGTCCAGATTCACGATGTGCCGGCAGACCTCCTAACCTACGACAGGACTGATGAGGCTGATGCGGAGGAGAGGGGTCCCGAGGAAAACTACAGCAG GCCAGAGGCGCCCAATGAATTCTATGATGGAGATCATGACAACGACAAGGAAAGCGACGTGGAGATTTAA